GGCTCCGACCTGGCGGCCGGCGGTCCGACGTACGTCCACGGCGACAGCGCCGGTGGCAACCTCGCGCTGGTCGCCGCGCTGCGGCACCCGGGGCGCTTTGCGGCGGTGGTGCTGCACTACCCGTTCCTGGACCCGACGGCGGCGGGGGAGAGCTACGCGCTGGGCGCCGCCGCGGACTTCGACCCGCGCGAGGCCGCGTGGTACTGGCAGCAGTACGCCGCCACCGACGCCGACCGGACCGACCCGGACCTGGCCCCGCTGCTCAGCGACCGGCTCGGCACCCTGCCGCCGACGCTGGTCACCACCGCCGAGCACGACCCGCTGCGCGACGAGGGCGAGCTGCTGGCCGCGCGGATCGCCGAGGCCGGCGGGGACGTGACGTGCGTGCGCTACCTCGGACAGATCCACGGCTACTGGCGCCACCCGGTGTTCCCGGCGGCCGAGCAGGCGCTGCGGCAGACCTGCGCCTTCCTCCGCGGCCACGGCGTCGCCTGACCGGGGGAGGCCCCTGACAGGATGGCGGCATGCGCGTGCACCTCGGCTCCGACCACGCCGGCCTCGACCTCAAGGCGCACCTCGTCGCCTGGCTGACCGAGCACGGCTACGAGCCGGTGGACCACGGGCCGTTCGCCTACGACGCGCAGGACGACTACCCCGTCTTCTGCCTGCGCGCCGCCGAGGGCGTGGCCGTGGACCGCAAGGACGGCCTGGAGGACAGCCTGGGCGTGGTGATCGGCGGCTCCGGGAACGGCGAGCAGATCGCGGCCAACAAGGTGCCCGGCATCCGCTGTGCGCTGGCCTGGTCCGACGAGACGGCCACGCTGGCCCGCGAGCACAACGACGCCCACGTGGTCTCGGTGGGCGGGCGGATGCACCCGATCGAGGACATGACGCGCTTCGTCGAGATCTTCCTGGCCACGCCGTTCAGCGGCGAGGAGCGCCACGTGCGCCGGCTCGGCCAGGTCGCGGAGTACGAGAAGACCCGGGAGCTGCCGCCGCTGCCGGACTCGGCCCAGGGGCACGGCGGCCAGCAGACGCAGGGTCAGGATGCCTGAGGGGCACACGCTCCACCGTCTCGCCACCGCGCTCGACGGCGCGTTCGCCGGCCAGCAGCTCCGGGTCAGCAGCCCCCAGGGTCGGTTCGCGGACTCGGCCGCCCTGCTGGACGGGCGGGTGCTCGAGGGCGCGGAGTCGTGGGGCAAGCACCTGTGGCTGCGCTTCGCCGGCGGCGACCTGGTGCACGTGCACCTGGGGCTCTACGGGAAGTTCGACGTGCACCCGGACGTCCCGGTCGTGCCGGCACCGGTGGGCCAGGTCCGGCTGCGGCTGGTCTCGCGCACGGCGTACGCCGACCTGCGCGGGGCCACCGCCTGCGAGCTGCAGACGCCCGAGGAGCGCGCGGCGATCGTGGCCCGGCTCGGCCCGGACCCGCTGCGCCCGGACGCCGACGGCGGCGCGGCGTACGAAAGGATCCGGCGCAGCCGCGCGCCGCTCGGCGGGCTGCTCATGGACCAGTCGGTCGTCGCGGGGATCGGGAACGTCTACCGCGCCGAGCTGCTCTTCCGGCACCGCCTCGACCCGATGCGCCCGGGCACCAGCGTGCGGCCCGGGCGCTGGGCGGAGCTGTGGGACGACCTCGTCGGGCTCATGGCCGCCGGGGTGCGCGAGGGCGTGATCCGCACGGTGCGGCCCGAGCACCTGACGCAGGAGGAGCTCACGAACGGTCAGCGCGTGTCCTACGTCTACCGCCGCGCCGGCGAGCCCTGCCGGGTCTGCGGCACGCGGGTGCGGACCGCGGAGCTCCAGGGCCGCAACCTCTACTGGTGTCCTCGATGCCAGCCCCGGTTCCCGCTCGCGCGCCGTACAGTGATCGCGACCGGCCCGACGGACGCCAGGGAGCAGCGATGAGCACCGACGTGCGGCCCTCGCGCGCGCGTGCCTCGGAGGTCTCCGCCCCGCGGCACACCGTGCGGCGCTTCGCGCGGCGCGGTGCCTACCAGGACACCAAGCTGCTGCTCGCGCTGTCGCTGCTGCCGCTGGCCATCGTGGTCGGGGTCGTCATCTCGCCGGTCAACGTGCCGTTCACCAGCCTCATGGTCCCGCTGCTGCTCGGCAGCCTGCTGCTCACGCCGCGCCTGCTGCCGTACTTCTGCGTCTACCTCTTCGGTGCGCTCATGGTCTCCCTGGCCGCGCAGGAGAGCGTCACGCTCAAGACCTACGGCGCGGTCGGCATCCAGGTGCTGATGTGCCTGATCGTGCTGGCCTTCGCGCTGCGCCGCCAGCGGCTCGGCGTGGCCGGCGCGATCGGCGAGTCGATGTTCGTCGACCTGCGCGACCGGATCCTCCAGCAGGGCGGCATCCCCGAGCTCGCGGCCGGCTGGCACGCCGAGTCCGCGCTCCGCTCCGCCGGCGGTACGCCGTTCGCCGGCGACTTCATCGTCGCCTGCACCACACCCGGCCGCCTGCACCTGGTGGTCGTCGACGTCTCCGGCAAGGGCGAGGAGGCCGGCACCCGCGCCCTGCTGCTCTCCGGCGCCTTCGGCGGCCTGCTCGGCGCGCTGCCGCCCGAGCAGTTCCTGACCGCCGCCAACGACTACCTGCTGCGCCAGGACTGGGACGAGGGCTTCGCCACCGCCGTCCACCTGACCCTCGACCTCGACGACGGCTCGTTCGAGGTCCGCAGCGCCGGCCACCCGCCCGCCGCCCTGCGCCACGCCGGCGCCGGCCGCTGGGGCGTGCTCACCAGCGAGGGCCCGGTCCTCGGCCTGATGCCCGACGCGGACTTCGTCACCGCCCACGGCCGCATCGGCCACCAGGACGCCCTGCTGCTCTACACCGACGGCATGGTCGAGGAGCCCCGCCGCGACATCGACCTGGGCCTCGACCGGATGCTCGGCGAGGCCGAGCACCTGCTCCGCGGCGGCGTCGAGGGCGCTGCCCGCCGGATGGTCGACGCCCTCGGCTCACGCGACGACGACCGCGCCGTGGTCGTCATCGCTCGTCGCTAGCTCGACTCGACCCGACGACCACCGCGCGGCCGTCGCCGCGCGAGTGCGGGGGCGCCTCCCACCCCCTGGGCGGCGCCCTCGACGCCGCCGCGGAGCAGGTGCTCGGCCTCGCCGAGCATCCGGTCGAGGCCAGGTCGACGTCGCGCACCGTCGCGTCGGCCGCGCCAGCGCCCGCCGGTGCTGCGGGCCGTGCGGGCGGCGTTCCGGAGCAGCCGCGGCCGGCGGCGCGAGCGCGCCGTGCAGGCGCCGGTTCGTCGGGGGAGCGTCCGGACCGCTAGATTTCGACGGTCTCCGGCCCGCGCCGGAGCGCGCGGATGTAGCTCAATGGTAGAGCCCCAGTCTTCCAAACTGGCTACGCGGGTTCGATTCCCGTCATCCGCTCCAGGCAGGGTCCGAGGCAGCTCGGGGCCGGTCTGGCGGGGCGTAGCGTAGTGGCTAGCGCGCCTGCTTTGGGAGCAGGAGACCGCAGGTTCGAGTCCTGTCGCCCCGACCAGCAGCACCGCAGGTCAGAGGTCGTTCCCGCACTCGTCGGGAGCGGCCTCTGCGGTCCGGGCCGGTCCGACGGCCGCCGCTCTCGTATCGAGTCGTGTCCGAGGTCCTCACCGCCGCCGACCGGGTGCGCCTGGGCCGTCGCGCCCAGCTGCTCGCCGGGGCCTCGGTGACCTACACCGTCCTCGAGGCCGTCGTCGCGATCACGGCGGGGTCGTCGCCGGTTCGGTCGCGCTCGTGGGCTTCGGTCTCGACTCGGTCGTGGAGGTGTCCTCCGGGCTGATCATCCTGTGGCAGTTCCGCCACGTGGTCCCCGAGTCCCGCGAGCGCACCGCCCTGCGCCTCATGGCGGTGTCCTTCTTCGCCCTCGCGCTCTACGTGGGCGTCCAGTCGGTCCGCTCGCTGACGAGCGACCGGGAGCCGGACACCTCCACGGTCGGCATCGTGCTGGCCGCGGCGTCGCTGGTGATCATGCCCAACCTGTCGTGGGCGCAGCGGCGCACCGGGCGGGCGCTGGGGTCCGGCGCCGTGGTCGCCGACTCGACCCAGACGCTCCTGTGCACCTACCTGTCGGCGGTGCTGCTGGTCGGCCTGGTCCTCGACGCCTCGCTGGGGTGGTCGTGGGCCGATCCCCTCGCCGGCCTGGTCATCGCGGCCGTGGCGGTGCGCGAAGGTGTCCAGGCCTGGCGCGGCGAGGGGTGCTGCGCACCCGGCCCCGCCGGGGGTCCCGCCAGGGCGGCGTGCACGGACGGGTGCTGCGCCGAGGACGTGGTGGCGGGGCCGCTGCTCACCGTCCGGACGCCCTCCCAGGGCTGACGGCGCACCCGACCCCGCCGAGCGCGATTCGTGGCCCTGTGGGTGGCGTCGATACGATGGAACGTCGCCCGGCAGGGCGAGACGTCCAGACGTGGCCGAGTGCGGCCCCAGGAGGAGATCAAGCAGTGAAGAGCGCCGTCGAGACCTTGAGCCCGACCCGGGCCAAGCTGACCGTCGAGGTGCCCTTCGAGGAGCTCAAGCCGAGCCTCGACGCGGCGTACAAGCAGATCGCGAAGCAGATCAACGTGCCGGGGTTCCGGCGCGGCAAGGTGCCGCCGGCGGTGATCGACCGTCAGGTCGGCCGCGAGGCGGTGCTGGACCAGGCGATCAACGACGTCCTCCCCCAGAAGTACATGGAGGCCCTCCAGGACAACTCCCTCGAGCCGCTGGCGCAGCCGGAGATCGAGGTCACCAAGCACGGCGACGACGGGTTGGAGTTCACCGCCGAGGTCGACGTCAAGCCGGAGATCACGCTGCCGGAGTACGCCGGCCTCGAGGCCTCGGTGGACGACCTGACGGTCAGCGACCAGGACGTCGAGGAGCAGGTGCAGGCGCTGCGCGAGCGGTTCGCCACCCTGTCCGACGTGGAGCGGCCGGCGGCCGACGGTGACTTCGTGGTCATCGACCTCACCGCGACCCGCGACGGCGAGGTCGTGGACGGCGCCGAGCTGACCGGCATGAGCTACCAGGTCGGTCGCGGCGGGATGATCGACGGCCTCGACGACGCGCTCGCCGGCATGGCCGCCGGCGAGGAGAAGACCTTCCAGACCCAGCTGGTCGGCGGCGACCTGATCGGGCAGGAGGTCGACGTCCAGGTCAAGGTGACCCAGGTCCAGGAGCAGGAGCTACCGGAGCTCGACGACGACTTCGCCCAGGACGCCTCGGAGTTCGAGACCCTGGCCGAGCTGCAGGACGACGTCCGCGAGCGGCTCACCCGCGGCAAGCGGCTCGAGCAGGCCGCGGCCGCCCGGGACGCGGTGCTCGAGGCACTGCTGGAGAAGATGGAGATCCCGCTGCCCGAGGGGGATCGTCACCGACGAGCTCAACGCGCGCCGGCAGAGCATCGAGCAGCAGCTGGTGTACTCCGGCATGACGATGGACGCCTACCTCGAGGAGCAGGGCCAGACCCAGGAGGAGTTCGAGGCCGACCTCGAGCGCCGGGTCCGCGACGCGGTCGCCGCCCAGTTCGTCCTCGACGAGATCGCCAAGCAGGAGGCGTTCGGCGTCGACCAGGGCGAGCTCTCCGAGCACCTGGTCCGGCGGGCCCAGCAGTCGGGCCAGGACCCGCAGGAGTTCGCCAACCACATGTTCGAGCACAACCACATCCCCGAGCTGGTGCAGGAGATCCTGCGCGGCAAGGCGCTGGCCCAGATCGTCGAGGGCGCGAGCGTCACCGACGAGTCGGGCCAGCCGGTGGAGCTCAAGAACCTCCGCCCGGACGGCACCATCGGTGAGCCCGAGGCCGAGGGCGACACCGACGGCGACACCGACGGCGAGGCCGAGGCCGGCACCGGGGACGCCGCCGAGGACGAGGACGACGCGAAGTAGCCCACCCCCTGGGGTGACCAGACCACGCGTTCCGTAGGTTTGGCTGCGTCCCGGACGGTCGATCATCCGTCCGGGACGCACACAACTGCGGAACGCGCAGGGACACGAGGTTCTGGGGATCGTGACTGGGGCGAACGACGACGACGCGTGGCGACCGCCACAGGCGCCGGCACGCCCCGCCGAGGAGCTCGAGGGCTACGCCGACCTGGTCGAGATCGGCCGCGGCGGCGACTCGGTCGTCTACCGCGCCCGTGACCTCGCGGTCGACCGCGAGGTGGCCATCAAGGTCCTCGCCGTAGACGACCCCGGCCGGGTCGACCGGTTCGTTCGCGAGATCGAGATCACCGTCGCGCTGGGCCGCCAGCACCCGAACATCGTCACCGTCCTCGCGGTGGGCACCACCGCGAGCGGACGCCCGGCGATCGTCATGGACTTCTACGAGCGCGGCAGCCTGCACGACCAGCTCCGCGAGCGCGGGCCGATGGCCGTCGACGAGGCGGTGGCCGCGATGGTCGTGGTCGCCGACGCGCTGGCCTTCGCCCACGCGCACGGCGTGCTGCACCGCGACGTGAAGCCGCAGAACGTCCTGGTCCTGCCGACCTCGTGGGTGCTGGCCGACTTCGGCATCGCCCGGCTCGTCGACACCGAGCACACCGCGTCGGTGGAGACCTTCACCTACCGCCACGCCTCGCCCCAGCTGCTGGACGGGATGGCACCGACCGCGGCCGACGACCTCTGGGCGCTCGGCTCGACGCTGTTCACCCTGCTCGACGGCCGCCCGCCGTTCGCCAGCGACGACCCCGACGACGACTCGGCGCTGGCCTACCTGCGCCGGGTCCGCACCGAGGAGCGCCGGCCCCTCGAGCACCACCGTGGCCAGGGCGACACCACGGCGGTGCTGGGCATCGTCGACCGCTGCCTGGCCAAGGACCTCGACCAGCGCTGGGCCTCGGCCGGTGAGGTGCGCGACGCCCTGGCCGAGGTGCGGGTGCACGGCTGGGAGCCGGGCGCGCCCGTCGTCCCGCTGAGCGCGGGCCCGGGCGCGGCCACCGGCACGGCGCTGGCCCCGACGCCCACGCCGGTGCCGGCCACGACCCGGGTCGACCCCGAGCCCGAGCCGACCGGGGGCAAGCACGCCGCCCGCGCCGAGGAGCCGCCTCCGCCCGCCGAGCCGTCCCCGCTGGCCCTGTCGGTGCTGGCCCACGGCGCGCAGCCGGTCGACGAGGAGCCCACCGGCACCGCGCTGGCGCCCCGGACCGGGGGAGGAGCGGTCCCGCCCCGCCCGCCCGAGGAGGAGCGGCCCGTCGACCCGGGCGCGCGCCGCCGCCGCCGCACGCTGCTCGTGCTGGCCGCGGTGGCCCTGCTCGTCGGCGGCACCCTGGGACTGTTCGGCTCCGCGCTGCGCGGTGGTGACGACGACGACCGGGCCGAGGACCCCGGACCGACCGCCGGGCCGGTGCAGACCGGCGAGCCGGTGCCGACGCTGAGCAGCGCGCCGACCGTCAGCGGCGACCCGCAGCCGCGGATCCCCGACCCCCAGCTCACCTTCGACTTCCTCGACATCACCGACGACGGGCTCACGCTGGCCCTCCGGTGGAACGACCCCAGCGACGGCGAGGGCCGCTTCGTGCTCACCGAGACCTCGCCGGAGAAGAACGTCCTCAAGCAGTTCTCGCCCGGCGTCACCGAGGCCGAGCTGTCCTACCCGATGTCGGTGGGCGACCGGTCCTGCTTCGTGCTGTCGGTGGTGATGCCGGACGGCCGCTTCGGGGTCGCCCAACCGCAGCCACGCTGCGTCACGCCGAAGTAGGCCCCCGCCGGACCGCTCAGCGCAGCAGCACGCGCGGGTCGACCCACCACCACCAGCGGCGCCACGCCGGCACGCTCGACCGCGCCGCGCGTCGTACGTCGGCCAGGGCCGTGCGCAGCCGGTCGCCGGCGCTCGGCTCGGCGCCGCCCGGTCCGAACACCGTCCGCTCGGCCGAGTCGGCGACGGTGCGCGCCGCGCTGGTGCCGAAGCGCGCGTCCGCGGCGTCGGCCAGGTCGGTGGCGGGCAGCGTGCGGTCGACGGGTACGCCGGCCAGGGCCAGCGTGTCGAGCACCTCGGCCCACGCGCCGGGGGCGCCGCGGCGCAGGTGGCGCACCGAGCGCAGGCGCCGCAGGGCGAGAACGAGCAGCAGCAGGACCAGCACGGTCGCGCCGGCCCCCAGCGCGAGGGTCGCAGCGCCGACGCCGCCCCCGGAGTCCCCGGCGGCCGGCCGCGGGGCCGCGGCGTCGTCGTCCTGCGGCGATGCGCCCGCCTCCGTCGGCTGCTCCTGGGGCGCGGGTGGCCCGTCGCTGTCCGGCACCGGCGGCTGCGCGACCGTGGGCCGGCTGCTGCCGATCGCGGAGTCGGTGGGCGTGGGGTTGAACGGCACCCAGCCGAGCCCGTCGAAGTACACCTCGGGCCAGGCCAGCGCGTCGCGGCCGTGGACCACGAGCGTGCCGTCGCGGTCCGGGTCGCCCGGCCCGAAGCCGACCACGAGCCGCGTCGGGAGCCCGGCGTCGCGGGCCAGCAGCGCGAAGGCGGTGGCGAACTGCTCCGACGTCCCCGTCCGCGCGCCCGGCGTGCCCGGCTCGCCGAACAGGAACTGCTCGATGCGCCAGAACGCCGACCCGGAGGCCGCGCGGGCGGTCAGCTTGCGGTTGTGCGAGACCGCGCTCTCGATGGCCAGCGCGGTCTCGTACGGCGACCCGGCGCCCCGGGTGATCCGGGCGCCGTAGGTCGAGATGGACAGGGGGAGCTCCGGCTGCCGGAGGTACGCCGCCGCGTCGCCCCCGGTCGGGACGGTGGCGGACAGCAGGTCGTCGGGGTCGGGCGCGTCGGCCACCCCGGTCACGTCGTAGCGGGTCCCGGTGCCGGCCCGGCCGTCGTACACGGTGCCGGACTCGAGGTCGACCGCCGCGTCGCGGGCGCTGACCGCGACCGGGTCGCCGGGGGTGGGCAGCCAGGGACCGCCGAGCGCGTCGAGCTGCACGCGCAGGTCGGAGCGTTGCCGCAGCCGGCCGTCGGGCAGCGACTTCTCGCCGGGCGAGCCGAGCGGGGAGTAGCGCGTGGAGGCCTGCCACTGGGTGCCGTCGTAGTCGCGCAGGGTGACCAGCCGCAGCGGCACGGGGTCGCCCTGGACCCGGAACAGCTCGGCGTCGGGGTTGGCCGCCCAGGCGCCGAGGCGGGGCAGCGGGCTGGGCAGCTCGACGGACAGGACGGGAGCGTCGACGTGGTCGCGCGGCTCGAAGGCGTTGCCCACCGGCACCAGCGCGACGCCGGCGACGACCACGGCGAGCCCGGCGACGACCGGCAGCCCGGTGGCGATCCGGCGGCGGGCGTCGTCGGGCCGGTGGTCGAGCAGCACCCAACCCGCCACGGCCAGCGCGACCAGCAGCACAGCGAGCAGCCCGTGCGGGTCGGTCGCGCCGGCGCTGAGCAGCGCGCCCGCGACGTACAGCACGACGGCGCCGGCCACCGGACCGACGCGGGTGCGGGCGTCGAGGCGTAGCCCGGCCAGCAGCGAGACCAGGGCGACGAGCACCAGGGGCGCGGTGAGCAGGTCGGCGCGCGCGGCGTAGGGCAGCGGCTCGGTGAGCAGCCGCGGGACGGCGTCGCCCAGGCTCTCCACCAGGGTGCCGTCGGTCCCGGCGGTCATGAGGTACGCCGTGAGGACGAGCAGCGCCGTCAGCACGGCCGCGGCGGGCCAGCGCGGCACGCCGAGCCACACCACGACGCGCAGCAGGACCAGCGGCAGCACCGCACCGAGCAGGAGGACGACGGTCGCGACCCAGGAGTCCCAGACGCCGGCGATGGCCAGGCTGCCGGTGGCCACCAGACAGGCCGCCCAGGTCGTGGCGGCCACGGAGGTCTTCCAGGAGCCGGTCACGGTCGCAGCACCCGGTCCCAGGTCCGGGCCAGCGCGGTGGCGTCCTCGCCGCGCAGGACCAGGAGTCCGGCGTGGTCCTCGCTGACCACGGTGGCGCTCGGGTCGACCACGGCGTGCACGGTGCGCGCGGGTGAGCCGGAGTCGAGCAGCCGGCGCAGGGCGGGCTCGTCGGCGCCCGGGCCGCTGACCGCGACGGCCACGTCGGCGCTGTCGGTCTCGACCGTGGCGGGCAGCCCGGCCTCGACCAGCTCGATCTCGGCCAGCAGCCACTCCAGCTCGTGGGCCTCGTGCTGCGGCTGGCCCGTGGGCGAGCCCGGGACCTCGACCTGGTGGCGGCCGCTGGTGGTCAGGAAGCGCACCGGGTGGCCCTCGGCGGCGGCGGACCGGCAGAGCGCGGCGGCCAGCTCGACGGCGTCCTCGAAGGTCTGGTCGTCGCGCTCGGCGCGGGGCCGCCCGGACCGGTAGCCCGCGGCGGTGTCGTCGAGGACCACGCGCACGTGCGGCTCGGCGGGGTCGACGTCCTCGCGCACCATGAGCGAGCCGGTGCGGGCGCTGGTGGCCCAGTGCAGGCGGCGCAGGTCGTCGCCCATGGCGTACTCGTGCAGGCCCACCAGGTCGGTGCCGCCCAGCTCCCAGGCGGTCTCGGCGCCGCGGGCGGAGCGGCGGGTGCCGGTCGGCATCCCGGACACCGGCACGCGGCGGGGCAGGACGCGGACCAGGTCGGTGCGCCCGACCCAGACGGTGTGGTCGGCGAGCCCGGCCAGCCCGACCCGCCGGAGCCGGACCGGGCCGACCTCGACCAGGCCGCGACGGCCGGTGGGGATGGGGTAGGGCACGCTCACCGTCTCGGCGCGGGCCGCCTCGGGCAGCGGGACGGGGACCAGCGCGCCCTCGACGGTGTCGCTGACCTCGAGCCGGGCCAGGCCACGGTGCCGGCGGCCGGTGACGGCCAGGGTGGCGCGGCAGTCGTCGTGGCGCACGACGACCGCGGGGGTGACGGTGCGGCGCACCACGAGGTCGGGCGGCGCCACGACGGCGAGGACCTCGAGCGCCAGCGCGAGCAGCAGCGCACCGCCCAGCGCGGCGACGAGCGGGTAGTGCAGCCCGAGACCGAGCACGAGCATCCCGAGGGCCAGCGCGCCGACCAGCCAGCCCCGGCTGGTGACGGCGGCCCTCCCGGCGCGGCGGGCCACGTCTCAGGCCCGGTCGGGCTGCGGCGGGGGCACCGCCTCCAGCGCGTCCTGGACGACGGCGCTCGGCGTGTGCCCGGCCAGCGCGGCGTCGCGGGTGAGCACCGTGCGGTGCGCGAGGACGGGTACGGCGAGCCGCTGCACGTCGCTGGGCACCACGTAGTTGCGGCCCTGCGCCGCGGCGTACACCTGCAGGCAGCGGACCAGCGCCTTGAGCCCGCGGGTGCTGGCGCCCAGCCGGACGCGCGGGTCCTCGCGGACGGCCACGCCGAGGTCGCGCACGTAGCGCAGCAGCAGGTCGGCCACGTGCAGCGTCTCGAGCTGGCGGATGGTCATCGCGACCTCGTCGGGCGAGGTCACCCGGGCCACCTCGCCGACGTGGCCGGCGGTGCTGCCGGGCCGCAGCACCTCGATCTCGTGCTCGGCGTCGGGGAAGCCGAGGGTGACCCGGACCAGGAACCGGTCGAGCTGCGCCTCGGGCAGCCGGTAGGTGCCGTCGAGGTCGACAGGGTTCTGGGTCGCGATCACCACGAACGGGTCGGGGACCGGGTGGGTCTCGCCGTCCACGGTCACCGTCCGCTCCTGCATCACCTCGAGCAGGGAGGACTGGGTCTTGGCCGCGGCCCGGTTGATCTCGTCGGCCAGCAGCACGTGGCCGAAGACCGGACCGGGCCGGAACCGGATCTCACCGTCGCGCGGGTCGAACACCGTGGTGCCCGTGACGTCGCTGGGCAGCAGGTCCGGGGTGAACTGCACCCGCCGCACCTGCCCGCCGAGCGCCTGGCCCACGGCCCGGGCCAGCGTGGTCTTGCCGGTGCCGGGCACGTCCTCGAGCAGGACGTGGCCCTCGGCGAAGACCGAGACCAGGACCAGGTCGATGGTGGCGCGCTTGCCGTGCAGCGCCGCCTCGACCGCGTCACCGAGCCGCTGGTGGAGCTGGCGGAACGCGGCGACGTCGGCCTCGGTCGGCGTCGGGGAGTCGGCCAGAGCGGTCACGGGTGTCCTCCTGTGCTCATGGCAGCTGGCAGCCCTCGCACACCGGCTGCTGGGTCGTCGTCCACTGGTAGGGCGCGCTGTCGACCGAGCCGCGGGGTCCCTCGGCGTGGAAGACGATCGAGTGGGTCGTCGTGCCGTCGGACCCGGGCTCGTAGAGGTAGCCGTTGCGGATGTCGACCTGCACGCTGCCCTGGCCGCACGGGAAGGTCCCGGTCTGGGCCCCGTTGGTGTTGCCGGTGTGGGTCCACGAGCAGGTCCCGGCGAAGGTCCGCCAGCTGTCCGGGGCGGCGAGGGTGAGGGTCGTGGTGCCGTTGCCCTCGACGTCGACCCCGCTCCACTGGGTGCTGTCGCCGGCGACCAGCTGCGCACCGCCCTCGGGCAGCGGCGGCGGGGTCGGCCCGGTGTAGGTGAGCTGGGCGGTGGCCACCGCGCCCGAGCCGCGGGCGTTGCGGGCCGTCACCGACACCGTCGACGGGGTCGGGTCGCAGTAGGTCTGGCCGCAGTCGACGGTGAGCTGCGCGGTGGTGCCCTTCACGGTCACGGTGTGCACGCCGTACTGGTCCTTGGCCTGGACGGTGTAGTCCAGGACTTCGGAGCCGTTGGCGGTCGCGGGCTGCCACTTCAGCGAGTACGTCGCCGCGGTGTCGGACGCGGTGCCGACGACGGTGCCCTCGAGCCGCGTGGGCGCACCCGGCCGGTCGGCGGTGCTGACCGGGGCGGAGGGCGCCGAGACCTGCGGCGACGAGCCGGCCTTGAGCGCGGTGACCGTGAAGCGGTGCGCGCCGATGGGGACGGTCACCGAGGCCTGCCGGACGCCGGCGCTGACCGCGGCCAGCGAGGTCGGCGAGCCGGCCTCCTGGACCGAGAAGCCGTCGACCGGGGTGCGGCTGTCGAAGACCCAGGTGACCTGGACCTCGCCGGACTGCAGCTGGGTCGCGGTGACCCCGGTGGGCGCCGGCAGCTGCTGGCCACCGCCGCCTCCGCCGCCCCCGCCGCCGGGCGGGGTGCTGGTCGGGGTGCTCGTCGGAGTACCGCCACCACCGCCGCCGTGGTTGCCGCCGCCGCCGTGGTTGCCGCCGTGGTTGCCGCCACCGCCGCCGGGGATGGTCAGGATGCCGCCGGAGGGCGAGCCGGACGGGGAGCCCGAGGGCGAGCCCGTCGGGGTGGTGGGCGGGTTGGACGAGGGGTTGCTCGACGGCGTCTGGATCGTGGCCGGCGGGTTGGACGGGGTGCTGGGCGGCGGGTCGGACTGCGGGCCGCTGCCCG
This genomic window from Nocardioides anomalus contains:
- a CDS encoding DUF3488 and transglutaminase-like domain-containing protein, with product MTGSWKTSVAATTWAACLVATGSLAIAGVWDSWVATVVLLLGAVLPLVLLRVVVWLGVPRWPAAAVLTALLVLTAYLMTAGTDGTLVESLGDAVPRLLTEPLPYAARADLLTAPLVLVALVSLLAGLRLDARTRVGPVAGAVVLYVAGALLSAGATDPHGLLAVLLVALAVAGWVLLDHRPDDARRRIATGLPVVAGLAVVVAGVALVPVGNAFEPRDHVDAPVLSVELPSPLPRLGAWAANPDAELFRVQGDPVPLRLVTLRDYDGTQWQASTRYSPLGSPGEKSLPDGRLRQRSDLRVQLDALGGPWLPTPGDPVAVSARDAAVDLESGTVYDGRAGTGTRYDVTGVADAPDPDDLLSATVPTGGDAAAYLRQPELPLSISTYGARITRGAGSPYETALAIESAVSHNRKLTARAASGSAFWRIEQFLFGEPGTPGARTGTSEQFATAFALLARDAGLPTRLVVGFGPGDPDRDGTLVVHGRDALAWPEVYFDGLGWVPFNPTPTDSAIGSSRPTVAQPPVPDSDGPPAPQEQPTEAGASPQDDDAAAPRPAAGDSGGGVGAATLALGAGATVLVLLLLVLALRRLRSVRHLRRGAPGAWAEVLDTLALAGVPVDRTLPATDLADAADARFGTSAARTVADSAERTVFGPGGAEPSAGDRLRTALADVRRAARSSVPAWRRWWWWVDPRVLLR
- a CDS encoding DUF58 domain-containing protein, which codes for MARRAGRAAVTSRGWLVGALALGMLVLGLGLHYPLVAALGGALLLALALEVLAVVAPPDLVVRRTVTPAVVVRHDDCRATLAVTGRRHRGLARLEVSDTVEGALVPVPLPEAARAETVSVPYPIPTGRRGLVEVGPVRLRRVGLAGLADHTVWVGRTDLVRVLPRRVPVSGMPTGTRRSARGAETAWELGGTDLVGLHEYAMGDDLRRLHWATSARTGSLMVREDVDPAEPHVRVVLDDTAAGYRSGRPRAERDDQTFEDAVELAAALCRSAAAEGHPVRFLTTSGRHQVEVPGSPTGQPQHEAHELEWLLAEIELVEAGLPATVETDSADVAVAVSGPGADEPALRRLLDSGSPARTVHAVVDPSATVVSEDHAGLLVLRGEDATALARTWDRVLRP
- a CDS encoding AAA family ATPase, translating into MTALADSPTPTEADVAAFRQLHQRLGDAVEAALHGKRATIDLVLVSVFAEGHVLLEDVPGTGKTTLARAVGQALGGQVRRVQFTPDLLPSDVTGTTVFDPRDGEIRFRPGPVFGHVLLADEINRAAAKTQSSLLEVMQERTVTVDGETHPVPDPFVVIATQNPVDLDGTYRLPEAQLDRFLVRVTLGFPDAEHEIEVLRPGSTAGHVGEVARVTSPDEVAMTIRQLETLHVADLLLRYVRDLGVAVREDPRVRLGASTRGLKALVRCLQVYAAAQGRNYVVPSDVQRLAVPVLAHRTVLTRDAALAGHTPSAVVQDALEAVPPPQPDRA